Part of the Salarias fasciatus chromosome 23 unlocalized genomic scaffold, fSalaFa1.1 super_scaffold_20, whole genome shotgun sequence genome, ATGAGACAGCTCTTcacataggaaaaaaaaaaaagaattagagACCAGGGATGTGTGGTCCTATAGAGGTACCTCAAATGCGAGTTGTGCACCAAGAAAATGCTTTCCAAAATGTGGAATTTGTGATATTGGAAGCAGAGTGCATCCTCTTTGGTGGAGTTATAGTCAGAGAtgcaccagtgatgctacatgctaaagagttcaATGCTACATACAAAATATGACTGAAGTAAgactgatacactcattaaAGCAAGCTGCACTCATCCTTCAAAAGAACTGCTAtcgcttcattcattcattcattcaagctTTTTGCAGAAAGTGACTGAAGTATTTTACACTGTGTGCGAAATTATTAGGTATTATTGGACCAGTCGTGACGTCTTGTTGAATAGTGGTGGGATTTCAACCTCCCTTACCTTGACTGTGTCTCTAAGAACTTCACACTTTGGGTTCTTCTGAATTCTCCAGGTAGGTTCCAGTTCTGGATTATGCCAACAAGGGTTCCTTGTATTAAACTCATGCTTGATTTTTCTTGTAAATCTGGTTTTCCCACAACTTCAAAATAATCTGCCTCCTAACTCCACGCACCTTTGATGAAGGGTGTTGATCTACTGAGGACAAACCCCTCCTTcattacacagacacacatcagCTGGGATGCTCACATCCAATCAGCTCTCACAGGTTGGAGTTTGAAAATATGGTTGAAAAATGATAATATGGTCACAGTACTTCATCAGAAATTCCAAGTGATTTTAATGCATATTGCTGGTCGaacgaccacacacacatccataacACCTGAGACACAAAATTGGTGCGGAATTGGACGACAGTTTAGATAAAGAAGCGGACGAGCGTCTCAGGTCTCCTGCCGGTCCTCAGAATGTGTCCAGATGTATCCAGGTAGCGGCGGAGGCGAGCTGTTCAGTCCTTCCCGCTCCACGTGAAGCGTTGGCTTCCCAGTTCTTTcggcgctgctgccgctgctctgcCGGATCCTCCGGATCCCGCCGGCGGACGCGCCCCTCAACTTGCGGAGCAGCCGGTTGATCTGCGGGTTCCTGGTGGCGAAGAACGAGGCGAAGATGCCCGGGGGAACGGCGATCAGCAGCGCCGTCACCAGGGACCGGTGGACGCCGCAGGAGGCGGCGTCCCTCTTCTCGGACAGCGTGAGGACCACGAAGAACACGTTGAacgccagctgcagcaggaacatcAAGATGTAGAGTCCCACCGTGCGGCTGGCCCGGTGGTTGCTGCACTTGAGCGCCATGCTCACCTTGAGCGCGGCGTGGTACATGCAGGCGTAGCAGTAGCAGATGGTCAGTATGCACAGGACGGTGAGGACGGACGGCGGTCCGAACACCAGCACGTCGTCTCGGACGGAGAACGCCAGGTGCTGCCTGACGGTGACGGCGTCGCACAGGAGCCCGCCGGTCGGCCGCCGGGAGCCCCCCTCGGCCCGGCTCAGGATCAGCCCCCCGTGGACACTGGCCGCCCCGCTGAGCAGCCAGGCCAGCCCGACGCAGACATGGACGTTGCGCCCGCTGATGACCCTGAGGTAGTGGATGCCGTGGCAGATGAAGACGTAGCGCTCCAGGGCCATCAGGGCCAAGGTGACCTGGGAGGTCAGGAAGAAGCAGCGCAGGACGCAGAACTGCGCGACGCACCAGGACCCGTAGCTCTGCGTCTTCCTCTGCGTGACGGACACCGACAGCGCGAGGGCGGCGGTGAAACCCGTGCCGGCGCCGCATGCCGAGATGTTCTTCAGCAGGATGTACTGCGGCTGCCACAGGAGCTGCCTGTACCGCGCcaccaggaagaagaggaatCCGTTAGCGGCGACCGAGAAGACGACGCAGGcgaggaacagcaggaagaaaGCCAGGAAGGTTTTCTCCGAGAGGGAAAAGTCCCACGACGGACAGCTGTCCATGCTCTTCTGACGACGAGTTCAGGCCGACTAAGCGATCCAGAGAGCCGTTTATCCAATTCAATACAttgatttatataaaaaaaaaaggctctctGAGAAGTAGATCTGATTGGATTAGCCAGTAGATCGAATGAGATACTGTACAAGGACTTGAGAGTGCAAAGTTACCTGGAAACAAGGACCTATTTCtgttaaagagaaaatgaaggCAATAGAGACGTGTTGGATAAGTATTCTGAACAGCGGTATTACAGGATATaagtggggagaaaaaaaaaaaaaccttcactaCATGCTCTTCTATGATGAAAACCTCTGACATGTACAATTCCAGCAAATGGTCGTCAGAACAGCAGGGAAGTGCAAAAATAGCATCCAGCGTTCGGAGCGGAAGGTCTTATGAGCTCGGTTGTTAATTTGCTCGCCATCACTCGCTTGGGTGTCGCCGTCATCCCAGCTGCAGTTCCAACTCTGTACAGGTCGAAGATATACAAGGCTAGCAGCGAGAATGCCAACATGCCCAGGCAACAGTGGAAACGGACGTTGTAAAAAATAGACggtttttcttccatctttTTGGGAGATGTTACGTGGAACGACCGACTCTGAGAATCCACCTCTTGTGGTCTTTCTGGGTCTCTCCCCGATATAAAACAAACCATATTCGTTTGAATTGTGTCAGCAGCTTAAATAATAATTTAGAAAGTTTGACATTGAAACCCCGTTGACACTTTTCAAGTGGGAAACTCATAGGTTCTGCATTATTTCAGAATAGTTCCGCATTTACACGGTGACGAtcgaaaacgatgtccgtttccacggaaaagGCAGAAACACGTGCACGAGAGAGCACGGACACTCAATATGGGCAGACAGCCTAGTTGGATTGTTGTtccggtgactgtcaactctaaaactgccgagtccaggaggatctggactgggagtcagaACTCATTTTTAACACGTTCATAGGCAGGAGCGGCGTTTTAGAAATGTTGGCTTTTCCCCTCGGCTACATGAAGATAACTTTCTTTTCCCCTCGTTTCCATAGAGACGGAGTCAGATCATTGTCAAAATGTAGCATTTTCCCATCTCCACTGAGAGGGACTTTTTTgaagagttgtgttttccccctcactgtttcaaaaagtttcccCCTCCCCCGTTTCCACGGGAATGAAGCTTTTAGAAAAATTGGTTTTCCCCCTCACCATTTCCACAGGGAAggaccttttcaaaaagttgcgtttctgcccatttccatggagacagagcttTTTAAAACTGTGTGTTTCCCCCTCTTCCTTTCCAGGGGGATGGAGCTTTTCGAAAAGTTGCGCTTCTCCCCGTTTTCCAGCttctgaaaagttgtgtttctccCTCACCGTTTCCACAGGGaaggaatgttttaaaaaaagttgcatttctccCCCTCTTCCACGGAGATGGAGCttttcgaaaagttgcgtttctGCTGGtatccatggagacggagcttTGCAAAGTGTGTTAAAACctcctcgtttccatggagacgtaACTTTTTAGAAACGCTGCATTTTCCCATTTCTATGGAGCCGGAGCacgaacaaaaaaaagttcccaACTGGAATCagttttccaaaaagttgcgaAAACGTACTAACTACAGCGAGGCGAGCTTCAGCTGAGCTCCCAGCTccaaaccaacaacaacaacaacggatAAAAGGACCAAGACACGTTTTTTTTCCACCTAAGCAGCCTCAACTTGAAACAGCGAGtaaaatttatttgaattaaataaagtacatttcacAGCTATAGGGGCCTACATAGTAAGCAAAACAAAGTCTACTCTCTGCACGTGCAGAACTACACCACAGGGTAGCTCCACTGCTCTGCCCTCCACCGGAATACATGAGAAGGGGACGGGATCGGTTCAGaggagagtaaaaaaaaaaaaaaaaaagaaagaaagacagaggtaACGTCCTCTGCAAACGTTTTCATGCGGATTCCCCCCCGGTCGTAGACGTCCACcgttcaaaagaaaaacacgacAGCCtgcgacattttttttttttctcgtatTACCATGCTTAAAAGGCAAATAGCTGAAGTTCCATGTAATGAAGACATAGAGACCGCATGTGGGGCGTGTTTCCATGATGCTCTATGGCGGGTGTGTCTTCCCGTCCTCTGAGAGACGGACGTCTAGTGTTTTCATGATGGGAGGTCGCGGGATTCGgcggttggttttttttccccccgtcgGACTCACGACAGCACGGCCTGCGAGTTCTTCACCCCGACCAGGTTGTCGGCGCTCACCGACCTCCTCAACGCCGACTTGTTCAGGTCCTTGTACTTGTCCTCGCACAGCCTGGAGATGGCCTGGAGACAATTCCGTCCGTCAGCGCCAGAAAAACAAGGAAGTGGGTTTCGGAAACGAGAAAGGGGGCGAGGTCCTACCTCCAGTTTCTGGGCGCGCTTGTTGCTGAGCGGCTCCAGGGGGAAGCTGAGGTTGTTGTCGTCGGCCAGCGAGCGCAGGTCGAAGTAATACTTGGCGTAGACGCTGGCGGGGACGTTGATGTTGAACTGGAGGAGCTCCAGGAAGTGGCGCTCCATCTCGTTCCTGGGGAACACGTCAAGACGGCGTTCATCCCGGCACCCGAGAGAGTCCAGCGGTACAACTTCAAGACCATTTTATTCCATCTGTAGGGTTCAcactagagctgggcgatatatcgaattaattcgattttattttttcaatcgatgtgaaaaaccATTAAATCTCAACGTCGGgttaaatgttttctgtccctccgccatttttaccggacgcgtgtaatacacacagtcgccacaccaggaggactggcgctgtagcgcAGACTACAGTCAACATTCTCTTACAAATGAGAAGAGTTTTATCTtcctgcccccagccggggATATAGAACGCGACGCCCCTAGAATCCCACACTGCGCTCGTGCAGAGCACACGGCCCATTCCTCATTTTTTCCCATAATGCACTTGGCCGAATtatctgaaaattaaaaaggaaaaggctgacataaggcacaaaatgaaataaagagcacaaatatgataaaaatgaaaatgaaatcacaTGTTTGCCGGCGCTTAAATTTGAtctatgtgggattttttttttttataaattgttaatttttttctccagttttcctttaatttatttatttcaatgcacTGCCCATGCAAGTGTTCTTAGTAATAACTCCATTCCCTGTACAGTTAAATGCTGACGTTTTGGCATTCAATAAAAGATCCTATATTTGGAAAAACgtttaattgtgtttctttacacagaaaaaaaatcgaCTAAAATAATTCATcggatttcaagcaaaaaaaaaaaaagaaaaaaaaaatcaagatttaattttttggctatatcgcccagccctagttCATACTTAAGTTCTGATCTGATCGACCAATCAAAGCGTTGTGTAGACGAACACAGACATATGAAGAGTAGACACCGTTACTACCTATtaaggcggccatcttggttcAGTCACCCACTGTACTTAGCGTACATCTGGTTTTAGAGGCACAATAAAGTGTCAGAACTTTCAATCAAACTTAATATATGATAAGTATCAATAAGTTATTTAGCGTTTTGGTACTTAGATCCTGTCAAAATTACTGCATAAATTTAGAACACTTGACATTTTTATGTTCCCCATTTGAAATCAGCCTTCAATATTACTTGAATTATTTGACATTTGGTTTTGGAATTTAAATTTTTCAGCTTGTAGTATGTTTACCTTGCACAAACTATTCAAATCTAAGCATATTCAGGAAGGTTCTTTGGCCGAGATCGACTTATTTTTTCTGTTGGGGCTCTGGTTTGGTGGTATTGTTGCCATATTGCTCCAGCTTAATGTTCgtcctttaaaagaaaagtgagtGTCTCTACTTTCCTCACACCGAATCGGGGCTCCAGGACAGAGACTCACATGTCCTCCACGGTGATGTCTTTCAGGATCTGGCAGTAGTCCACGTTCCACACGGCCTGGTCGTCCCAGACTTTGGACGCCAGCAGGATGGCTCCCAGGACGATCCGCTTCCAGTTGCAGGGACAGATGTCCATCTCCGCGTACGTCAGCAGCCTCTCCAGGTAAACCTGACGCGACAGGGACCGGCGGTCAGCGTCCACCGACGACGAGACGGCGGCGGCAGGGCGGGCCCCGGGCGGACCGCCCCGGACTCACCAGGGTGACGATGGCGCACTCGGCCGTGAGCTGCGCCGATCTGAAGAGCGTCCGGATGAAGCTGTAGATGAGTTTGTGTTCGGGGTCGACCACGGAGTAGTCGTCCGGGACTTTCTCCcgctgtcggggggggggggggggggggggaatacaGACGTCAGGGCGATTGGACGTTCGGAGAGCGGGTTAAAGGACGAAGGCATGAATAGCGGGGAACAACTCACCGACAGAGGGTGCTGCTTCTCGTCGAAGATGTCGAGCGAGCGGTTGGAATCTCTGCGGGAGCATTGGGGATTCGAATTAAATTGTGATTCTTTGATTCTGCCAATTTCACTTTAACACCATGTGAAAAAGTTGAATGATGACGTCTACAGACTAAATCAGGAGCCCTATCTGACAAATTAATGCACGGCTTTAGAACTTaaacttcctttttcttttcaaaacccTGGGCTGCATCGAAAAGaggcaaataaaacaaaacatcccaACATGTATATGACTCCCCCACCCCTATTAGCTGCTTCATTTCTAGCAAATTACACTTAAAGTCCTGCTGTCACGGGGTAAAAACACCCATCATGTGACGTTTGACTCTATTTCGCagcattaaaattggctttaagTTGAGATTGTCATCATTATCTTGAGTACTGGTTTAATTTTCATAAAAGTAAagatattttcatcatcatTCCCTAAAAACCTTCTATATTCTCAGATCTAAtagaaacagacaccaaaacaaaatcaaGCATCTTCAAAAAGTGGCATTTCTGACTGGATTCCAAGCTTCTCCTACCTGTTTTTGATGTGGTAATAAATGGCCAATGCAACACTGGAACAGAGAGAAACCAAAATGTGTTGAATTCAGACCGTTTCAGCTGATCCGGTCGCATCGGGCTGGTTTCGTTACCATTTGATGGTGCTCTTGAGGTTGGGCTGGCTGACTGTGCTGTCGTCGATGTATATCGTTGAGCAGGAGCTGTACTTTTTAGAGAGGAGTCCCGGAGAcatctgaaataaaagaaaattaaaaaaatattcaaccATTCGTCTTAGGCAGTGTGAATCCACGACGACTCACTCGACTTACATGATTCAAGTAGTTGCTTTTCCTCTTCTCCCGTACTGAAATCCGAGAGGAAAATGAGGATCAGGACAGGTAAAGTATCAGAGTGTGACATGGTGAAGGGTTGGATACCGACCGTCCGTCTGCGACTTGTTGAGGAAGAGAGTACTGGCTCGAGGGTGGTCCGACGGGTTGGTCTCATGGGCCAGCTCTGctggaaacaaataaaatcagaagACCATAGAGGAAAAGTAAGGTACAAAGTCATCCACACGCACCGTCTGGGAGTTCCCTGTCgctgatgtgctgcaggtagGTCCCTGTATCTTCGCTGACGTCCTCGGTGGTGGTGATGGGacactcctccagctccacctccctccTGTGGATCTTGGGACTCTCCCCCGGGGAGATGCAGCAGGACACCGAACCTCCCATCACTGGAGATCTTCAGATTTGTGGGGCCAGTCGAATCAAAACTTCACTTTGATGGCATCCAGATCATACTGATGAGGATTTCTAGTGATCAAGGATCTGGAGTGACTGGTGTCTTCTTCACAGCAGATCTGCAGTTTACGGACAAGGACAG contains:
- the LOC115383990 gene encoding cyclin-Y-like protein 1; its protein translation is MGGSVSCCISPGESPKIHRREVELEECPITTTEDVSEDTGTYLQHISDRELPDELAHETNPSDHPRASTLFLNKSQTDVREKRKSNYLNHMSPGLLSKKYSSCSTIYIDDSTVSQPNLKSTIKCVALAIYYHIKNRDSNRSLDIFDEKQHPLSREKVPDDYSVVDPEHKLIYSFIRTLFRSAQLTAECAIVTLVYLERLLTYAEMDICPCNWKRIVLGAILLASKVWDDQAVWNVDYCQILKDITVEDMNEMERHFLELLQFNINVPASVYAKYYFDLRSLADDNNLSFPLEPLSNKRAQKLEAISRLCEDKYKDLNKSALRRSVSADNLVGVKNSQAVLS
- the LOC115383611 gene encoding olfactory receptor 1G1, which produces MDSCPSWDFSLSEKTFLAFFLLFLACVVFSVAANGFLFFLVARYRQLLWQPQYILLKNISACGAGTGFTAALALSVSVTQRKTQSYGSWCVAQFCVLRCFFLTSQVTLALMALERYVFICHGIHYLRVISGRNVHVCVGLAWLLSGAASVHGGLILSRAEGGSRRPTGGLLCDAVTVRQHLAFSVRDDVLVFGPPSVLTVLCILTICYCYACMYHAALKVSMALKCSNHRASRTVGLYILMFLLQLAFNVFFVVLTLSEKRDAASCGVHRSLVTALLIAVPPGIFASFFATRNPQINRLLRKLRGASAGGIRRIRQSSGSSAERTGKPTLHVEREGLNSSPPPLPGYIWTHSEDRQET